The following are encoded together in the Tripterygium wilfordii isolate XIE 37 chromosome 3, ASM1340144v1, whole genome shotgun sequence genome:
- the LOC119995521 gene encoding zinc finger MYM-type protein 1-like, whose product MGSGLSVRLLFIHFWNLDSEIFLLHSAARQHMVDWFYSLTRFLPSKQRGGSTSNAEEETNPSVLSDKEEEPVGDKEEEIRVGDDGDQYEEKEILPIGGKEFGPLNIYDPGNWDNINQKFRDLLVEKGPIRILDIDFGVDDLGRHFSSNYYERLFKQDHNTSRMTTDGFNDWKHLSERLKAHETSSEHLVCMTKWIELQVRLRKLETIDKSVQEQIDREKEHWRQVLKRIIALVKTLARNNLAFRGHKEKLYEGRNENFFSHDEQLSLILRCVDVSVKPIKVEEFFIQFLKVDDTSGLGLFNVLKDILNTLDLDVGDIRGQGYDNGSNMKGKHKGVQNRLLMENPGAFYTPCGCHSLNLTLCDMGNSCERAISFFGVVQRIYSLFASSTKRWNILMPYVGNLTLKPFSQTRWESRVESVKAIRYQSPQVRDALIDLVNTSEDPKTKSEAQSLATNEIESFEFLISLIIWYNLLFAVNTVSKTLQAEDMDIKIAVEKLRGLILFFEQYRETGFVEAIIEAKEIASAMDIEPVFKTKRLIRRKRQFDEINNEDLIRSVEESFRVDYFLYIVDKSISSFRSRFEQLQLYGETFGFLFDLKKLHSIDNESLISYCTKLENFLKCDNLYDIDARDLALELKVLCNIFPEEVKKPIEILNHLQMLDGGFRNTWIAYRILLTIPITVASAERSFSKLKLIKSYLRSTMSQERLNGLAMLSIDSDLVEKVDYSNNRSIPDRASSPGHSRDDLRVGLGMGFGVKSILKLSLGSGLSRDRLQGWSVSGRAKAPNLGLSRDNHQGQVGLVLGFGVEFAPGRSSGLSHLGLAMGLGQTLGGLCGWVDPGTVFEVGSIP is encoded by the exons ATGGGTTCTGGCCTTTCTGTTCGTCTGCTCTTCATTCACTTTTGGAATTTGGATTCTGAGATTTTCCTCCTGCACTCTGCAGCTCGACAACATATGGTTGACTGGTTTTATAGCCTTACCAG ATTTTTGCCTAGTAAACAAAGAGGTGGCTCAACATCTAATgctgaagaagaaacaaatccaTCAGTCCTGagtgataaagaagaagaaccagtaggtgataaagaagaagaaattagagtAGGTGATGATGGTGATCAATATGAGGAAAAAGAAATTCTACCAATAGGTGGTAAAGAATTTGGGCCATTAAACATTTACGATCCAGGAAATTGGGATAATATTAATCAAAAGTTTAGGGACCTATTAGTAGAAAAAGGTCCAATTAGaattcttgatattgattttggtGTTGATGACCTTGGTAGACATTTTTCATCTAATTATTATGAACGT TTATTCAAGCAAGATCATAACACTTCCCGAATGACAACGGATGGATTTAATGATTGGAAACATCTTAGTGAAAGACTTAAAGCTCATGAAACTAGTAGTGAACACCTAGTTTGCATGACCAAATGGATAGAATTGCAAGTGAGGTTGAGAAAACTTGAAACAATTGATAAGAGTGTACAAGAACAAATAGATAGGGAGAAAGAGCATTGGAGACAAGTGTTAAAAAGAATAATTGCCCTTGTAAAAACTCTTGCAAGAAACAATTTAGCATTTCGTGGTCATAAGGAGAAGCTTTATGAAGGGAGAAATGAAAActtttttag TCATGACGAACAATTGTCTCTTATATTGCGATGTGTAGATGTTTCCgtcaaaccaataaaagtggaggaattttttatacaatttttaaAGGTAGATGATACTTCGGGGCTAGGACTTTTTAATGTGCtcaaagatattttaaataccCTTGATCTTGATGTTGGTGACATAAGAGGGCAAGGATATGATAATGGATCAAAtatgaaaggaaaacacaaagGTGTTCAAAATAGGTTGCTTATGGAGAATCCTGGAGCATTTTACACACCTTGTGGTTGTCATAGTCTTAATCTTACACTTTGTGATATGGGCAACTCTTGTGAAAGAGCCATATCtttctttggagttgttcaacgcATATATTCATTGTTTGCATCGTCTACAAAACGGTGgaatattttgatgccttatgttGGAAATCTAACACTTAAGCCATTTTCTCAAACACGATGGGAAAGTCGTGTTGAGAGTGTTAAAGCAATACGATATCAAAGTCCACAAGTTAGAGATGCTTTAATTGACTTAGTTAATACTAGTGAAGATCCAAAGACAAAGAGTGAAGCCCAATCCTTAGCAACAAATGAAATTGAGAGTTTTGAGTTCTTGATTAGCTTGATAATAtggtataatttattatttgctgTAAATACAGTTAGTAAAACCCTTCAAGCTGAAGATATGGATATTAAGATTGCCGTAGAAAAGCTAAGAGGACTCATCTTATTTTTTGAACAATATAGAGAGACAGGATTTGTGGAAGCCATAATTGAAGCTAAAGAAATAGCTAGTGCAATGGATATTGAAcctgtttttaaaacaaaacgACTAATTCGAAGAAAAAGACAATTTGATGAAATTAACAATGAAGATTTAATACGTTCAGTCGAGGAGTCATTTAGAGTTGATTACTTTCTATACATAGTGGACAAATCTATTTCTTCTTTTAGAAGTAGGTTTGAACAACTTCaattatatggagagacttttggatttttgtttgatttgaagaaGTTACATTCTATTGATAATGAAAGTTTGATATCGTATTGCACTAaacttgagaattttttgaaGTGTGATAATCTTTATGATATTGATGCAAGAGATTTAGCTTTAGAATTAAAAGTTTTGTGTAACATCTTTCCTGAAGAAGTAAAAAAACCTATtgaaatattaaatcatttgcaaATGCTTGATGGTGGTTTTCGAAATACATGGATTGCATATAGAATATTGTTAACTATTCCAATAACGGTAGCCTCcgcagagagaagcttttcaaagttgaaattgataaaatcatatCTTCGGTCCACCATGTCACaagaaaggttaaatgggttagcTATGTTGTCTATTGACAGTGATTTGGTGGAAAAGGTTGATTATAGTAAt AACAGGTCAATCCCCGATAGGGCTTCGAGCCCAGGTCATTCTCGGGATGATCTTCGGGTTGGTCTCGGGATGGGCTTCGGGGTCAAGTCAATCCTGAAACTGTCTCTTGGGTCAGGTCTGTCTCGGGATAGACTTCAGGGTTGGTCGGTCTCAGGACGGGCTAAAGCCCCGAACCTAGGTCTGTCCCGGGACAATCATCAAGGTCAGGTCGGTCTCGTATTAGGCTTCGGGGTTGAGTTTGCCCCAGGACGGTCTTCAGGGTTGAGTCACTTAGGACTGGCTATGGGCCTGGGTCAAACGCTGGGCGGGCTTTGTGGTTGGGTCGATCCAGGCACGGTCTTCGAGGTCGGATCGATCCCGTGA
- the LOC119995409 gene encoding lignin-forming anionic peroxidase-like yields MLFIMSTTCQAQLSSTFYDSTCPNALTTIHTSIRSAIAKERRMAAFLIRLHFHDCFVLGCDASILLDETPSIQSEKTARPNDDSVRGYGVIDNTKAEVEKACPGIVSCANIITVAARDASEYVGGPSWAVKLGRRDSTTTSRTLAEGGDLPAFTDGLEQLITSFRNKGLNARDMVALSGSHTIGQAQCFTFRDRIYNNNNASDIDAGFASTRKRGCPASGGNGNLAPMDLVTPNSFDNNYFKNLQQRKGLLHSDQVLFSGGSTDSIVNDYSKNPSTFKSDFASAMIKMGDIGVLTGSVGQIRRICSAVN; encoded by the coding sequence ATGCTCTTTATCATGAGCACAACATGCCAAGCCCAGCTTTCTTCAACCTTTTATGACAGTACATGCCCTAATGCACTCACTACCATACATACCTCAATTAGATCCGCTATCGCTAAAGAACGTCGAATGGCGGCATTTCTCATTCGCCTCCATTTCCATGATTGCTTCGTTCTTGGATGCGATGCATCCATCTTACTAGACGAGACCCCCTCAATCCAAAGTGAGAAGACTGCCCGTCCTAATGATGATTCTGTTAGAGGCTATGGAGTCATAGACAATACCAAAGCTGAAGTAGAGAAAGCATGTCCTGGCATTGTATCTTGTGCAAATATCATTACAGTGGCCGCCAGAGATGCATCCGAATATGTAGGTGGTCCATCTTGGGCAGTGAAACTTGGAAGAAGAGACTCAACCACCACAAGCAGAACTTTGGCTGAAGGTGGAGACCTTCCTGCTTTTACAGACGGCCTTGAACAACTTATAACATCCTTCAGAAACAAAGGCCTTAATGCAAGGGACATGGTTGCATTGTCAGGTTCCCACACAATAGGACAAGCTCAATGCTTCACTTTTCGCGATAGGatatacaacaacaacaacgcaAGCGACATTGATGCCGGATTTGCTAGCACTCGCAAGCGTGGCTGTCCGGCAAGTGGTGGCAATGGTAATTTGGCACCGATGGATTTGGTAACGCCCAATTCTTTTGACAACAATTACTTCAAGAATCTACAACAACGGAAGGGACTTCTTCATTCTGATCAAGTTCTCTTTAGTGGTGGATCCACGGACAGCATTGTCAATGATTATAGCAAGAACCCCAGCACTTTCAAGTCTGATTTTGCATCTGCCATGATCAAGATGGGAGATATTGGTGTTCTCACTGGTTCTGTTGGTCAGATAAGAAGGATTTGCAGCGCCGTCAACTAG